The Bacillus sp. F19 DNA segment CCTTATCCGTTCTTACTATCAAACGCACCAGCTGCCCCTATTGATAACAAGATGCAGCAATAACTACGGCCCTATGCAGCATCCAGAAAAATTCATTCCGAAAGTGATTACGAATGCTCTCAGAAAAAAAGAAATACCTTTATATGGGGATGGATTAAATATACGTGACTGGATTTTTGTTGAAGACCATTGCGCAGCGATTCACAGGGTCCTCGAAGCAGGAAAACCTGGCGAGATTTATAATATTGGAGGCAATGAAGAGAGAACCAATAAAGATGTGATTCAAATGATTTTAAAACAAACAGGCAGAAATGAAAAACTTATCAAATATGTAGTAGATCGCTCTGGTCATGACCGCAGGTATGCGATGAATTCTGCGAAAATGGAAAGAGAACTTGGATGGAAACCGGTCATTTCTTTTCATGACGGCATTGAAAGAACCATAAGATGGTATAAGCAAATGCTGCATGAAAGCAGGTGATGTCATGAATATCATGATTACAGGGGCATCTGGTCAGCTGGGAAAAGAGCTCTGCAGGCAACTGAGTCAAACAAACACTGTTACGGGTCTCAGCAGGAATCAAATGGACATGACAAAAAAAGATGAAGTTTTCAATCATATTCAGCAGCTGAAGCCTGAACTGATTATTCATTCAGCAGCATTCACGGCAGTCGATCAGTGTGAGGCTGATCGAAAGAAAGCATTTAATATCAATTGGCGCGGCACATCTTACGTTACTGAAGCTGCTGGAGAGGTGAATGCGAAACTCATTTATATTAGTTCAGATTATGTATTTGACGGCAAAAAAAAAGCTCCTTATACAGAAAAAGACCATCCTTATCCGCTTTCAATTTATGGTTTAAGCAAGCTGTACGGGGAACAGTGTGTTCTAACGTATAAAAAAGGCACAATCATCCGAACATCCTGGCTGTTTGGGCATGAAGGAAAAAATTTTGTCAAAACCATTCTTCACCTAGCAAAGCAAAAGAAGAATTGGAAGGTAGTAAATGATCAGATAGGCTCTCCTACCTACGTGAAGGATTTAACTGAAATCCTGATCAAGCTTATTGATAAAAAAACGGGTATCTATCATGTTGCCAATTCCGGATCTTGCTCCTGGTATGAGTTTGCAAAAACCATTCTTAAAGAAGGAGGAAGTCCTGAAATGGTTACTCCAGTTTCATCCGAATATTACGGAGCAAAGGCAAAGAGACCGGCTTATTCTGTTTTAGCTCATGATGCACTGACCAGAGAGAAACTCGGTCCGATGCGTTCATGGGAAGAAGCATTAAAAGAATACTTTCAAAGGGAGAAAGAGCATGATTGAAGGGGTAAAGGTAAAAAAGCTTATTAAGCACTGTGATGATCGCGGATTTTTTGCAGAATTGATTAGAGATGATGAACCTGAACTGCTTTCCCGTTTCGGTCAGACATCCTGGTCTATGAGCTACCCTGGAGTTATTAAAGCGTTTCATTATCATGAAAAGCAGGATGACCTTTGGTTTTTTCCTTCGGGCAATGCACAAGTTGTTCTTTATGATCTTCGCGAGAGATCTCCTTCTAATGGGCAAACTGATGTCTATTACATGGGCGAAGAAAATCCAATTCTGCTCCTGATTCCAAAAGGTGTAGCGCATGGGTACAGGGTTCTTGGAGAGAAGCCTGCTGTTATTATTTATTTTACAACTGAGTCCTATAATGCACTGAACCCTGATGAAAAAAGGATTCCATGGAATGATCCGGCAATCGGATTTAACTGGAAAACGGAACATAGATAAAGAAAGCCTTTTAAAACGGAACGTAATGACGTTCCAACTTAAAAGGCTTTTCTTTTTCGACTATATCTGCAATCTGGCTTAGGTCCTTCATGTTCCATTTATTAAAAAATTTCTTTTCACTGCTTTTAACCGTTTTAATCTGCATAACACGATTCGTTTTAAAACTGCTGTTCCCGTAATGATGGATAAAAACATCATTTGCCACCCATAGCTTTTTTCCATAGATTTGCGCCCTCAGTGAAAAATCTGTATCTTCGTAATACCCCGGTGAAAACCGTTCATCAAGTCCCCCAATTGCATCTGCCAGACTTTTTTTGAAAACCATGCATAGACCGCTTATATGATCAGCCTGATTTCCTTGCTGATCATATTTTCCTGATAAAGAATGGGCAAAGTCATGCATTTGATCAAGTGTTTTATAGGAGGCGGAACGAACGGCCTGATGAGGAAGAACTAAATTTGATCTTGGACCGGCGATGCCTGCTTGAGGCTGGTTATCCAGACACCATAGCAGTCTTTTAAGCCATTCATTTGTGACAACTGTATCATTGTTTAAGAGCACAATGTTTTCGCCTTTTGCTATTTTAAGCCCTTGATTGCAGCCGGCAGGAAAGCCTTTATTTTCTTTGTTTGCAATGACAGCAGTATTAGAAAGTGTTTTCAAATAAGGAATCGTTCCATCTGTTGAAGTGTTGTCAACAATGATAAGCTCTATTGGTTCTGGTGTATGTTCAAAGATGCTTGAGATACACTTCCTGGTAAAGGAAAGTCCATTATGAGTAAGAATAATAATCGAAGTTAGAGAGG contains these protein-coding regions:
- the rfbB gene encoding dTDP-glucose 4,6-dehydratase, with translation MSKHLLITGGAGFIGANFISYILKNTRYSITNADALTYAGNFDHCRPFQTSERYRFIKSDIGKNDQTDRLFDQKYDAIINFAAETHVDRSIIDASPFIHTNINGTFHLLQAVLAGKADKMLQISTDEVYGSLGPDEEPFTESTPLTPNNPYSASKASADLLIRSYYQTHQLPLLITRCSNNYGPMQHPEKFIPKVITNALRKKEIPLYGDGLNIRDWIFVEDHCAAIHRVLEAGKPGEIYNIGGNEERTNKDVIQMILKQTGRNEKLIKYVVDRSGHDRRYAMNSAKMERELGWKPVISFHDGIERTIRWYKQMLHESR
- the rfbD gene encoding dTDP-4-dehydrorhamnose reductase, with the protein product MNIMITGASGQLGKELCRQLSQTNTVTGLSRNQMDMTKKDEVFNHIQQLKPELIIHSAAFTAVDQCEADRKKAFNINWRGTSYVTEAAGEVNAKLIYISSDYVFDGKKKAPYTEKDHPYPLSIYGLSKLYGEQCVLTYKKGTIIRTSWLFGHEGKNFVKTILHLAKQKKNWKVVNDQIGSPTYVKDLTEILIKLIDKKTGIYHVANSGSCSWYEFAKTILKEGGSPEMVTPVSSEYYGAKAKRPAYSVLAHDALTREKLGPMRSWEEALKEYFQREKEHD
- a CDS encoding glycosyltransferase family 2 protein, whose amino-acid sequence is MKSNLNQSSLTSIIILTHNGLSFTRKCISSIFEHTPEPIELIIVDNTSTDGTIPYLKTLSNTAVIANKENKGFPAGCNQGLKIAKGENIVLLNNDTVVTNEWLKRLLWCLDNQPQAGIAGPRSNLVLPHQAVRSASYKTLDQMHDFAHSLSGKYDQQGNQADHISGLCMVFKKSLADAIGGLDERFSPGYYEDTDFSLRAQIYGKKLWVANDVFIHHYGNSSFKTNRVMQIKTVKSSEKKFFNKWNMKDLSQIADIVEKEKPFKLERHYVPF
- a CDS encoding dTDP-4-dehydrorhamnose 3,5-epimerase family protein, which gives rise to MIEGVKVKKLIKHCDDRGFFAELIRDDEPELLSRFGQTSWSMSYPGVIKAFHYHEKQDDLWFFPSGNAQVVLYDLRERSPSNGQTDVYYMGEENPILLLIPKGVAHGYRVLGEKPAVIIYFTTESYNALNPDEKRIPWNDPAIGFNWKTEHR